The Salvelinus namaycush isolate Seneca chromosome 37, SaNama_1.0, whole genome shotgun sequence sequence gctcacggatggtagcccaacaaggcatgggagacaaggtaaccagaggcaattaagcacagctgacactactaatgagatattctccttcccctataagagagagaatggaaccagcagagagggggaagaactatctctggaagatggccaccgagacagaggagctatctatgaagaaccattaagacggtgacaatcccgtgacttttgttgtagtttaaagacaatcgtattgtgttcctgtttgatctggagaagaagatgtatgttttttttcccttgggagattttcattgattatgttggagtgtttgtgttgaccaaatgccctcaatatagaactgtgttcaatcaagaaaacctactcctgactcgtttgttccaccttcccgctttagagtgacgcccaattacttggtccgctcacacAGAATTATCGACCGTGAGAATGAATGGTGCAAGTCAAGGAACAATTGAGGCCTGGACAAATATACTTGACTCTCTAAAGAACAATCTCAGCCAAAGCCCCACACATACAAactaattatatatatatttatttgaacTTTTGTTACATTCTTTGCTTTCAGGCCCACAGGGAAAGGGTGATACGGAGGAGGGGGTCTCTGGTCGTCTTGGGAGAGGGCTGGGGGGGATTGGCGGGAATGTAAGGGGTGACTCAGGGGATGGATAGGTGGGAGGGGAACCGATAGACAACTTTGGTTGCTGGATGGGAAGGGGTTATCTTTGTATGCATTTCTTTGTTTTTGTACCTGTAACCCACcgtctgaaaataaaataaaaggtggATCACAAGATGTTTTACAATGGGATGGAGCCAATTGCTTTCAGGTAACGATTAGCATACAGATCAGAAATTACTTCAAGGAAGGATGCAAGTATTCGAACACGTTTGAATTCATCAACTTTATGATTTTTAAATAAAATTATGCAAATCATAATCAAGTGTGTCTATTCTCCAAACACACATGAACCACAGATTGGTAAGAGTTACTGCTGTGAAGTGGATGACCTACTAGTGTACCTGTGGTGTGACGGAGAGGGCCGCGGTGAAACAGTCCACGGCCTTGTCATACTCCCCGCTCAGATTGAAGAGGACTCCCAGGCCACACTGTAGCTGGGGGTCGACGCGGGCGGGGTCAGAGTTCGCCGCACTGAGGAACAGGGACTGCACCTCTGTAAACAAAGATCTGAGAGTGGGGGAGGAAGGCACAGAGATGGGGAaaaaggagaagggagaagatTTAACAATTGTAATATTTTAAGCCAACAGATAGAATCCATGTTTTCGTAACATATAAAACATGAGAAAATACAGAAGAACGTCCTGTATTGCATATTTAGCAATTCATTTTGTGTTATATTGATTAGGAGTTCTAAGTACTATTTTGAATATACATGCACACCACATTTGTACACAATGAAAAAGGTCCACTCACTCTGGCAGCAGTGAGCCAAATCTCTCCCGCTCTCTGGTCCCGCCGTCCTTCTCTCGCTCCCGTTCACTCTGCTCCAGGACTGGCCGGTACGCGGGGTTGTGCCTCAGCCAATCGCGAAGGGTCTCACAGGCCTGCCTGTGCAGCGATTCGTTGGTGAAACTGACGGCCAGTGCCATCAGAGCGGTCAGGTTGTCCTTCTTCAACTCTATGCATCTAACGGCGAAAGAagaagagagcaagagacagagagaaaagaaagaagagagaaaaaaaaccgAGAAATTGTTGTCAGCCAACAAGTCCTCACAGGCATCATGTAACTTCAAGGACTTCCTATTTTGCACCCAAGTTCATGCTTATCATAGCATCTTTGTACTCAAGCCACACATAAAACATGTATTCATAAATCAAATAAGTACATACCTCATGACATACTCTTAATGTCACACAGGAGCtacgtcccaaaaggcacccatATTCTCTATGTCAGGGGTGTCAGACATACAAGCCAATTCAATGCGGCTCATGGGTGGTTTAACAcctcctcattcaagggtttttctttattttaactattttctatattgtagaataaaaaagtgaagacatcaaaactatgaaataacacatagtaaacaaatgtagtaaccaaaaaagttaaacaattcaaaatatattatatttgagattattcaaagtagccacccattgccttgacagctttgtgcgcacacacacacacacacacactaccgttcaaaagtttggggtcacttaaaaatgtccttgtttttgaaagaaaagcaaatttgttgtccattaaaataacatcaaattgatcagaaagacattgtagacattgttaatgttgtaaatgactattgtagctgaaaacagCAGatattttaatggaatatctacataggtgtacagaggcccattatcagcaactatcaccCCTGtgtccaatggcacgttgttagctaatccaagtttatcattttaaaaggctaattgatcattagaaaacccttttgcaattatgttagcacagctgaaaactgtgttgctgattaaagaagcaatacaactggccttctttagattagttgagtatctggaacatcagcatttgtaggtttgattacaggctcaaaatggccagaaaccaagacctttcttctgaaacttgtcagtctattcttgttctgagaaatgaaggctattccatgcaagaaattgccaagaaactgaagatctcgtacaacgctgtgtactacttccttcacagaacagcacaaacttgctctaaccagaaaagaaagagtggggccccggtgcacaactgagcaagaggacaagtatattagagtgtctagtttgagaaagactcgtcacaagtcctcaactggcagctttattaaataatacccgcaaaacacaAGCCTCAACAtcaacagcgaagaggcgactccgggatgctggccttctagacagagttgcaaagaaaaagccatatctcagaccgGCCAATAAaaggaaaagattaagatgggaaaaagaacagacactggacagaggaactgctttgcaggacaggaaaattgtctaattcaaacacttatcaagagaacatccctggtcatctctactgcctctgatttaGCAGACTCAccaaacacatgctttgtttgtaaattatgtctgagtgttggagtgtgcccctggctatccgtaattaaaaaagaaaatggtgctgtgTGGTTTGGTTAATATAAGAACATTGAAATGATTTAGactaacttttgatacttaagtatattttgacttttactcaagtagattTTACTTGAGTCagtttctattaaggtatctttacttttactcaagtatgacaattgggtactttttccatcactgatcattacacaggtgcatgttgtgctggggacaataaaaggccactaaaacgTGCAATTTTATCACACAAcaccacaaatgtctcaagttgagggaatgtgcaattggcatgcaaactgcaggattgtccaccagagcttttgccagagaatgtaatgataatttctctaccataagccgcctccaacgttgttttagagaatttgacagtacgtccaacctgcctgacaaccgcagaccacgtgtaaccaatcccagcccaggacctccacatcatgcttcttcacctgcgggatctcTGATATCagacacccggacagctgatgaagaTGAGGAGTacttttgtctgtaataaagccctatTGTGGGAGAAATCTCCTTCTGATTGGCAGGGCCACCCATGGctacacccctgcccagtcatgtgaaatccatagattagggcctaatgaatttatttaaattgattgatttccttattatgaactgtaactcagtaaaaaactGTTGAAATTGTTGCTCAGTAtataatggacctacatttaTACAATTTCCTCACCTCTGTCCAGCTTGCTAACAATCACCGAAACAAAAGCTATAATCAGGGagcaaaaaaaaagtttaaaaaaaacgaTGAACAGAGGAAATGTTTCTGCACATTTTGACAGCAAGGAAATAACAAACTTTCAGTGTAGCCCTCTGAACCTTGTTGAAGACAGAATGCGGCCCCCAGATGAAAATAAGTTTGACAACCCtgctctatatagtgcactacttttgtccagagctTGAGACACACTAGGGACTTCTCTCCAGTCAGTGAGGCTGCTATTCCATCTCTTTACCTGCGGAGGGCACTGATGGCTGCAAACTCTTGTTCGTTCTCTGCCTGACAGGTTCCCAGATATTGCCATGCCTAAAAAAAAGAAGCACGGAAAAAAAGTGAGAGAGTGCTTACTTCTCTTTACCTCTTCACCCACCTAATGCTAGCATGGTAGGAAAGAACCTGATTAGTCACCAGCGCTTGTTAGCCAGAAAGAATTTCACCTTGAGATAATATTGTATCAGAGTTATTCATTAGTAATTAATGAGTGTCTCACCAGCTGGTTGTCTGGTTCTCTCTGTACGGCGCTCTCAAACAGGCGCACGGCCCCAGGGATGTCCCCTGCCTCCATCCTCCTCACCCCCTCAGCAAGGGGGTCCTGGTGGGACATGTACGGGTTGTCCTCCTCAAACTGGTACCCCTGGAGGGgttgagagagcgagggagggaaagagaaataaagggaggaagagagagagttaaatcaTGAACAGCAACTTAGCAGACAAGACAAGGCAGATTTTTTTTTGCCTGGACAGGTAGAAATGCTGAACTTATTCATTGTGAAATGAAAGGCAAAACTTATCCTTAACTAAAaactaacccttattctaaccaggtaagttgactgagaacactttCTCaattacagcaacaacctggggaagagttagaggggagaggaggtgggaTGAATGAGCCAGTTGGAAGCTGGGGTTGATTAGGCGGCCatggacaccagggttaacacccctactcttacgataagtaccatgggatatttttttttagaccagagtaaagagtgcctcctactggccctccaacacccctTCCACAGGTGGATAGGAAGCTATGTCAAGTACCTTGTCGTAGGAGCTGCTGAGCATCTGGTCAAAATCGGAGAGCCAGGGGTGACTTTCTGCATCTCTCTTGGCCATCTCCTCCCACTCCTGCTGCAGCTTCTCCCAGAAGTCCAAGTCGCTCTGATACAGAGGAACAGTCACAATGTCAAAGTCAGGGGTCAAATGATGGAGGTGCTGGGCATCACCATCATACCAGTTGCTGTGGGAATCCCCCTAACATTAACATTGGTCCAAACCACTATTTTTAGGGGATGCCCAAGGGTCAATGTGAACTTTGATAAaggttctatatacagtgtacTTTAAGCCAATGTAATTACCTGATGTGTGAAGTGAAAATGTGCAATGGCATTATTAGTGCAATATAGTATATGTAAAGAGCTtaatatatactgaacacaaatataaatgaaacatgtagtgttggtcccatgtttcaggagctgaaataaaagatcccagaacctttccatacgcacaaagcttatttctttcaaatgttgtgcaaaaatgtgtttacaCCTCTGTTAGTGAGTATGTCTccctcctttgccaagataatccatccccctgacaggtgtggcttatcaagaagctgattaaacagcatgatcattacacaggtgcaccttgtgctggggacaataaaaagccactaaaatgtgcagttttgtcacacaacaaaacacgacagatgtctcaagttgagcatgatcattacacaggtgcacctgttcctgctgactgcaggaatgtccaccagagctgttgccagataattgaatgttcatttctctaccataagccttctccaacatcattttagagaatttggcagtgcgtccaaccggcctcacaaccgcagaccacgcgtAACCACGCCAggctaggacctccacatccggcttcttcacctgcgggatcgtctgagggagTGATGAGGACTATTTCTGTTTGTAATAGAAGCCCTTTTGTTGGGAAAAACtccttctgattggctgggcctggctccccagtgggtgggtctggctcccaagtgggtgggcctatgccctcccaggcttACCAATGGCTGCACCCTTGCACAGTCATGTGAAGATTAGGGCATAATGTATTGATTTGGGCATAGGCTGGATTTATTCTTGATAGATACAATTTGGAAGATGTTTAAAAAGACGTTTATGATAATTATTCTGTTATCTTTCCTATTGTATTGTCCTGCATCTCTTACCTCCACAGCAGCTTTAGCTTGCTGGAAATCTGGACCTGCAGTGGCAAACTCATCTACCCATGATTCCGCTGACTCCACTGAGACCTGAACAGGAAGGAAGAGGTAGCAATGGCAGATGTGGACACCAAGTTGTTCATAACTTTATAACAACACTTAAAGTGGGACGTTGAGGTTGTGACAGTAAAGGAGAAGCAGAAAAAGATGGGGGAAAAGGATGAGAGGAAGACAAGATAAAGGAATGGGAAGAATAAAACATCAGAGAACCACACCCATTCTCCCAGTCCCGTTTTTCCCTACAATTTACTCACCTTTAGTGCAGGTACTTTTTACTACTTCTCTAAAAGTAGTCGCTATAATCTAAATGCAAGTTTAATCAGCAAAAACAATGCATCTTCCTTGGGTTTACAAAGTGCTAAGAAACTACGGGAAAAACTACAGTGGGCACAACATTCTGCCACTAAAGACAGCGTTCCAACTGCCGCAAAAAAAGGCTGATGAAAAATATAATCAGCTCAACGCAACTTTGACAGAAAGCCGGTTGCGGAGCCACTGGGCAGTGTTGCCATGGCGTCAGGGGTCCTACCTGATTGACGACAGAAGCCCATTGATGTGCCTGTTTAGCCTTAGCAATCTTCTGATCCCACTCTTGGGTTGTCAAGGGTAAAGTCCCTCCCCCAGTCTCCTCCAGGAACTATGGCAACCAGGGAGCGGAGAACGGGGGGAGGCGTGATTGTTTTGTCGCAGGTGTGAGGCGTTGGGTTTTTGTTTTGGGAGGGGTGAGGACGGAGGAGTTTTAATTTGGTACAAATGAATGGGGGTTGTTAATCGAAGGAGGGGAAAGTCAAGAGTTCACAGCAGGGTCAAAGGGGGAAAAGTAGATGTCACAGTTAAAAAGGGCTACCATGAGAACTCCTATGACTACATACACCAGGGCTGGGGTCTAATTCAGGAAGTGACTTGGAATTCAACTCATGatgaaaacaatacaaaaatgCCTATTATTATTTTTCAATCCTCTACCGGAATTGAAAAATGATTTGCCACAACCCTGTTAAAAACATACGACTTCACTTGATAAGGGAAACTGGAAGTCTGATTCAAGACGGGAACAGCTATGATGATTTTCATTGGCAGAAGTTGGCTGACAGAAATCGCATGTATTGAAAGGACAATGCTCTTTTCCACAATAAATGATTTCTACACATACCATTTCCAAATTATACATTGTACAGCCTAGTGCAAGGCTCACATACAAAAACGTTCATGGCCATCACATGGTTATGTAGTTAGTAACAATTGCAGGGGTCTGCACCAAATAATGGGATGTGGGGGATCATGAGGCACAAAATGAGGACGCTTGAGCCAAGATGGCTCCCTGTAGGTTGACAGTTGCACCCTTCCCCTTGTGTCTTCAATGGAAGTTGGCTCCTACCTGGTTGAGGTTGGAGGCCCAGTTCTGAGCCTCCTTGGCCTGAGCTCTATCTGTGTGCTGtttgcctgctctgtcctccacTGTGATACTGCCCTCGCCAATCTGCCTAATGAACCGCAGGAACTACagtgcaacacaacaacaacataacaatGACACAATATCCATTATGGCTAATGGCTTATGGACCTAGATTGGTCATTAAATCAGTTTGTGCTTTAACCAAATCCCAAATAATGACAGGGGAGTTGGATACCACACAAACAGTTCTGAAGACCAGGTTGTAAAGAGTCACTATGATACTACGGTCCATCACAGCAAAATGCTTTCCCATAAAACATTTTGATGTCTAATTAACTACAAAGAAGCGGGTCTCACTGAACAATTTAAAAGAAACGGCTACAACTACAATGATCCTGTTATTGCAAAGCTACATTACTTCTATGGGCAAAGAATGGGGAAAGGGTATGGGGATAGATATGTAGAAAAAAGTATGAAACACACGCGACAcggaaataacacacacacacacacacctcggtGTTCTGTAACTTGGGGTCATTGACCTTTGCGACCAGCTCATTGGCTGTTTGCTTCAGTTCGTCTCCTGGTAGGTACTCTTTCGTCCTATTGGATTTACAAACATTAACATCAAAGGGTTAATTTAAACAGCTAACTGAGTCTCAAACAGTGATCATTTTAAAGAACAAGTGGGTTAAAGAGACCATGTACATTTTACATAATCACACTGTATCCTTGTAAATATATTGGAATTGAAATGGATTGTCACTTTTCACAATACATATCCAATAAGGATGGAATCAAAACACACTTTTGAATAACTAATTAAATGACTGCTACTTATGGGGTCAACGCATTACATACACAAACTAAAAGCCTGTGTGCGGGATTTACTGGCTTTCATTTTCTTTCTTGACTTAGAGTTATGCAATGACTTCAATTCACTAGCACAAAGCTATGTTATGGCCAAAGCCCTTATAAAGTGGATGCAACAACACAGAGTTCTGAGAGGACGACGTCAAGGATTTTAAGACACACTTAGCGGCTCAACATCACAATGGCACCATCTTCTCTGGAACATTCTCAAGGTTTCTCCGAATGTCGCTGTATCTATCTACGTGTCCCTTgctctcctctttttctctgtctctccattaTTACCattcttgctccctctctcccaggtCTCCGAGCCATAGCTTCTCCTCTGACTGCTCCAGATACTCCTCTGCCCAACGCCCGGGatctgagaaagagagaagagagaaagagaagagaaagaggggaggaagggaaagagagtaAGATACCGATTATTTCTCTACCTGCTAGAAGTAGTGGCCACAAAGTACATTCAAACAAATGGTTGGCAATTGTGCCTACCATTGACATTCAAAAAAATGTACCTGTGCCATCGGTGATGAACTCTCTGGTCCAATCAGCGTCGGCCGGGTCTCCAAGTCCCGCCTGCCCTGATGAGGCGGCGGCAGCGGCATCCGCTCCCGACAGAAACTCAGACGTCCAATCACCAGACAGGGCCAAAGCAGCCACACCCGGAGCTACGGACAGGACAGGAGGGAACGGGTGTTGTTTTCTTCACACGTTGGTAAAAGAAAGTGTGTTTTTCAGTGTAAGTACTTGGATGGAAGGTACAGGAAAACGTAATAAAAAGGTGTCTTGAAGTGTCAACATATGTTCCAAAACCTGTGGGGTAACAATATGGAAGTGCTGCCGGGCAGCTGGACAGGCACACCGCAAATCTTTAATAGTGTTGCTTCTGCTGCGTTGGAGAGTATAATAGGGTATTCTATtactgctgtgtgtgtacctctctgTGGAGCCTGTCTGTAGCTCTGCTGATCAATCTGCTGCATTTCCTCCAGTAACTGGCCCATGTCGAAGCTGTGAGGGGGCCGTGGAGGCGCTTGCTGCATGAACTCATTCACCAACTgggacacacacatgcagaaGAGGTCATCAAACGCTAGCCTATTCAATAACGATTAACAAACCTCACATGAATGAAACGTGCTTTCATATTCCTTTTTTAGAATATGCAGACAAAGCACAACAGTTCGAATCAAGAGGACTGGGAAGGTAATATGAGACTGACCTCTTCTTCTGTTGCTATTTCAATGGGTGTAGGGGGAAtctaggagagaaagagggatgaaagTGATACTGTGAGATATATTTGTGAAAGCTATAGTACAACTAAGTTGCAGTATCTTGTCTAAGTTGTATGGTCCAAACAAACTTTGATGTATGAACTTGTTCAATTATGAGTAGATGGGTCTAGGGCTAAAGTGCGACAAAGTTTCTCTGTGTTTTATTTTGGGAGCTCTACGCAACTAGGAAAGAAATCTCCCAGATAATAGTTGTTGTAATAAGGCGTCGCTGTACTGTTCTTTCAGAGTGCCTAAGAGAAAAAAGCGAGTGCAGATTCGATCAGGTCATGGTTGCTCCACTACTACAGCTAAAACGGCTTGACCATGTCAAAAGATCTGACCCATATTACAGGCGCAACATTTTTATCTTCCTATAGCAAATCGCCGGAACCACATTTTACATTCAGAAACCATGTAGGGGGCCATTCTAAAACTACTCGCGTGTCGTTAACCATTTGTTTAcactttgttagctagctagccaacgagGTAACAAACTGGTAACTTCACCAGTATAGCCAAACATTTGGGGGCACAGAAGGAAAGGAAAATGCATAGGTTCTTCAGGAGATCAAAGGTCATAGAAATCATAAACCTGACGTTTTTAAAGAGACAGTGTACAATTTTAAATGTAATGCATCTCATTAGGAAAATAGTGCTTTTACACAATGTAGAAACCTAATATTCCACAAATGACTTCGTAATTTCGTTTGAACTTTGTAATTTCGTTTGAACTAATAAACAAATGTCTTTACAGTGTTACATATTACTTTATAGGGCACATGTGCTTAAAGTAGATATAATTAATATAGGCTGTATCtcaatcattaaaaaaaaatctcagttcTGGTGCTCATCAATTTCATGTCGTGCCCAAAAATGTTGTGCCCAAAAAATTGGGAGCACCAGTGTTACCAATGAAAATGTTACATTTAGAGCCCTGGATGGGCCCCACCATTGACCAGGAAAAATAACTCAATGCAACATGGTCAATAACAAACAAATAAtatacaaaacataaaacatggaTTACGGTACATATTCCATACATTCTTTATTCTAATTTCTATAGGTGACTACTCACAGTGGGCGTTGACCTGTGCCTCCAAGCTCCTCCCTCCTGGGTCATGTGACCCGTCAGCTTCATGAGAGGATTGGCTCCCCCGCACTCCCCCTCCACCAGCTCCCGCATCGCCATGGCAACAGCGGGCAGCGGCGTATCCAATCAGACCACCTTAGAACTGAAGAGAGGAAGAAGTGAATAAAAACATTGACTTATCCATTAAATTATGGAATTATTTGAACATTCCAAACATTTCACATCTAATTTACTCAGTTTGATAATATCACATTCAGGATCCTGCCTGGATGCCAGAATATTTCTACATTTGTTGAGGTGCCTAACAAGACAAAACATGTGAGCTATTAAGCAGAGATAGACCGGCACCAACACTATTCATGGTCCCATGCAAGACAGTTCAGGATAAACCATTTGAATACAAAGAGGGTGTACCAGTATCAAGAAAAACATGTGGATGTCCGCTCACTGTTGGGCAGTCATTTACCTTCCTACTACAGCTAGGCTATCCTTTTCTCCAGCTCCTGTGCTGTGTTTGGACGTGCGTCATCACTCTCTTTTCAACCTTTCACATCAATCAAAGCAACAGGAGAGAGCTGTTTGAGTTATATGGAGCTCTATTTGAGGATGAGAGTTGGCTAGCCAGGCCAAAGTGAAATCTCATCCCGGGTGCCAAAAGACTCATAGTCCTCTCCTAATCTAACATGCTCTATCTGTTagattttaacacacacacacacacacgactgatGCCCTCCAAGGATACCAAAAATGTAGCAAGCAGTCAAAGAATGGCTCCACAACAGGACTGAGTGAAAATAGCCTTGAGCTTCACTTTCACTCTTCCAACTGGCTTTTCAGTCTTTGACTCACTCTTTAAAATACTCACCTGGCCCTTTAAGTGAACGAAAACATTCAAGGGTGACAACCAAAAGTCAATGCAACTCCCTCTACTGCAATGCTGTAGTAATATTCCCTGATCCACAGGCCTCTCCCCCACAACAGTGTGTCACTGCAATCAAATGTCGGAGAGACGAACCTGCTGTTCACATAGCAGACCTACTATCTAGGCCAACAACAGATGTACATAGATAGTGGCCTACTCAACTTCACTAAACCTCTCAGACAAACACAATTATGACAATTTCTATAATGCAGTCAGTCCTGGAGCTGAGAAGTTAAGCCCTTTCCCATTCCACCATCTTACTACAATGCAAGAATGAACGGCACCACACACAACTGCAGGTAATCTTGCCCGAAAATAAGGGGAGACAACGCTGTACCCTGTCCACAGGTGGTCCAGTAGCTACACTAGGGTTTAGATTTAAGCATTTCTTTCCGCTG is a genomic window containing:
- the LOC120031585 gene encoding peroxisomal targeting signal 1 receptor-like — translated: MAMRELVEGECGGANPLMKLTGHMTQEGGAWRHRSTPTIPPTPIEIATEEELVNEFMQQAPPRPPHSFDMGQLLEEMQQIDQQSYRQAPQRAPGVAALALSGDWTSEFLSGADAAAAASSGQAGLGDPADADWTREFITDGTDPGRWAEEYLEQSEEKLWLGDLGEREQEWTKEYLPGDELKQTANELVAKVNDPKLQNTEFLRFIRQIGEGSITVEDRAGKQHTDRAQAKEAQNWASNLNQVSVESAESWVDEFATAGPDFQQAKAAVESDLDFWEKLQQEWEEMAKRDAESHPWLSDFDQMLSSSYDKGYQFEEDNPYMSHQDPLAEGVRRMEAGDIPGAVRLFESAVQREPDNQLAWQYLGTCQAENEQEFAAISALRRCIELKKDNLTALMALAVSFTNESLHRQACETLRDWLRHNPAYRPVLEQSEREREKDGGTRERERFGSLLPESLFTEVQSLFLSAANSDPARVDPQLQCGLGVLFNLSGEYDKAVDCFTAALSVTPQDYLLWNKLGATLANGSRSEEAVAAYRRALELQPGFIRSRYNLGISCVNLGAHREAVEHFLEALSLQRQASGEGETVSASRAPGGAAATMMSDNIWSTLRMALSMMGESSLYAAADRRDLDTLLSYFCQREGEAGGE